A single window of Nyctibius grandis isolate bNycGra1 chromosome Z, bNycGra1.pri, whole genome shotgun sequence DNA harbors:
- the STARD4 gene encoding stAR-related lipid transfer protein 4 isoform X1 produces the protein MSKGRVIREGKQMDHLPSPAPLATRLRNTLVQYHSIGHSEWRLAKKTKDVTVWHKPSEEFSGYLYKAQGVVEDVTNRIVDHIRPGPYRLDWDSLMTTMDIMETFEENCCVMRYTTAGQLWNIIAPREFVDFSYTTSYEDGLLTCGISLDYGEVRHNFVRGFNHPCGWFCVPLKDYPGHSLLTGYIQTELRGMLPQSAVDTAMSGTLANFYFDLKKALKT, from the exons ATGTCGAAAGGTCGCGTGATACGAGAAG GAAAGCAGATGGATCACCTGCCCAGTCCGGCACCCCTGGCTACGCGGCTGCGGAACACTCTGGTTCAGTACCACAGCATCGGACACAGCGAATGGCGGCTGGCGAAGAAAACC AAAGATGTAACCGTGTGGCATAAACCATCAGAGGAGTTCAGTGGATACCT CTACAAAGCTCAAGGAGTGGTGGAAGATGTTACTAACAGAATAGTGGATCATATTCGCCCTGGACCTTATAGGCTAGACTGGGACAGCTTAATGACTACAATGGACATCATGGAAACATTTGAAGAG AACTGCTGTGTGATGCGCTACACCACTGCTGGCCAGCTCTGGAACATCATAGCACCAAGGGAGTTTGTTGATTTCTCTTACACTACAAGCTATGAAGATGGACTTCTAACATGTG GTATAAGCCTAGACTATGGAGAGGTGAGACATAACTTCGTCCGTGGATTCAATCACCCTTGCGGTTGGTTCTGCGTCCCTCTTAAGGACTATCCTGGCCACAGCCTTTTGACAGGCTATATTCAGACTGAACTACGAGGGATGCTACCACAATCTGCAGTAGACACAGCCATGTCTGGTACCCTGGCCAATTTCTACTTTGACCTCAAAAAGGCACTGAAAACATAG
- the STARD4 gene encoding stAR-related lipid transfer protein 4 isoform X2, with amino-acid sequence MDHLPSPAPLATRLRNTLVQYHSIGHSEWRLAKKTKDVTVWHKPSEEFSGYLYKAQGVVEDVTNRIVDHIRPGPYRLDWDSLMTTMDIMETFEENCCVMRYTTAGQLWNIIAPREFVDFSYTTSYEDGLLTCGISLDYGEVRHNFVRGFNHPCGWFCVPLKDYPGHSLLTGYIQTELRGMLPQSAVDTAMSGTLANFYFDLKKALKT; translated from the exons ATGGATCACCTGCCCAGTCCGGCACCCCTGGCTACGCGGCTGCGGAACACTCTGGTTCAGTACCACAGCATCGGACACAGCGAATGGCGGCTGGCGAAGAAAACC AAAGATGTAACCGTGTGGCATAAACCATCAGAGGAGTTCAGTGGATACCT CTACAAAGCTCAAGGAGTGGTGGAAGATGTTACTAACAGAATAGTGGATCATATTCGCCCTGGACCTTATAGGCTAGACTGGGACAGCTTAATGACTACAATGGACATCATGGAAACATTTGAAGAG AACTGCTGTGTGATGCGCTACACCACTGCTGGCCAGCTCTGGAACATCATAGCACCAAGGGAGTTTGTTGATTTCTCTTACACTACAAGCTATGAAGATGGACTTCTAACATGTG GTATAAGCCTAGACTATGGAGAGGTGAGACATAACTTCGTCCGTGGATTCAATCACCCTTGCGGTTGGTTCTGCGTCCCTCTTAAGGACTATCCTGGCCACAGCCTTTTGACAGGCTATATTCAGACTGAACTACGAGGGATGCTACCACAATCTGCAGTAGACACAGCCATGTCTGGTACCCTGGCCAATTTCTACTTTGACCTCAAAAAGGCACTGAAAACATAG